A genomic window from Flintibacter sp. KGMB00164 includes:
- a CDS encoding ABC transporter ATP-binding protein, with amino-acid sequence MAYISLEHVVKRYKMGEVTITAVDDITFDIEKGEFVIIVGPSGAGKTTVLNILGGMDACDEGTILVDGKEISKCNSRQLTTYRRYDIGFVFQFYNLIQNLTALENVELAAQICKEPLPAQEVLCHVGLGERLNNFPAQLSGGEQQRVAIARALAKNPKLLLCDEPTGALDYITGKAILKLLQDTCRQQGMTVVVITHNTAIAPMADKVIHVKNGRVDRIVRNENPMPVEEIEW; translated from the coding sequence AGCACGTGGTCAAGCGGTATAAAATGGGTGAGGTCACCATCACGGCGGTGGATGACATCACCTTTGACATTGAAAAAGGGGAGTTTGTCATCATCGTGGGCCCCTCGGGCGCGGGCAAAACCACGGTGCTGAATATTTTGGGCGGCATGGACGCCTGCGACGAGGGCACCATTCTGGTGGACGGCAAGGAGATCAGCAAATGCAACTCCCGCCAGCTGACCACCTACCGGCGCTACGACATCGGTTTTGTTTTTCAGTTCTATAACCTGATTCAAAACCTCACTGCCCTGGAAAATGTGGAGCTGGCCGCCCAGATCTGCAAGGAACCTCTTCCGGCCCAGGAGGTACTGTGCCACGTGGGACTGGGGGAGCGGCTCAATAACTTCCCCGCCCAGCTCTCCGGCGGCGAGCAGCAGCGGGTGGCCATTGCCCGTGCGCTGGCCAAAAACCCCAAGCTGCTGCTGTGCGACGAACCTACCGGCGCTCTGGACTACATCACCGGCAAGGCCATCTTAAAGCTCCTTCAGGACACCTGCCGCCAGCAGGGGATGACGGTGGTGGTCATCACCCACAACACCGCCATTGCACCCATGGCCGACAAGGTAATCCACGTAAAAAACGGCCGGGTGGACCGGATCGTGCGCAACGAGAACCCCATGCCCGTGGAAGAAATCGAGTGGTAA